A DNA window from Flammeovirga agarivorans contains the following coding sequences:
- a CDS encoding XRE family transcriptional regulator, with amino-acid sequence MSKNTSLFGTNLRYLRQKKNGKLSQTELGDKLSTEDDSVSRSAISSYEDGRAEPNYKRLEKICEFFEVSIDKILKEDLTKIDPQEIDAHQNIKEHVSGDNLRILTITTDAEGEENIEMVPERARAGYATGYSDLNFIKKLDKYTLPFLPKGKTYRAFEISGDSMPPLDEGTIIIGEFIDDWNAIRDGQVCIVTTRSEGFVLKKVYNNVSSNNSFILKSTNLKYSPYEVEIQDVREIWRLVAHISKEFPEQEAGNSFQEMQDAIWRLDQEVLNLKRKK; translated from the coding sequence GAAAAATGGAAAGTTAAGCCAAACAGAGCTTGGTGATAAGCTAAGTACGGAAGACGATTCAGTATCAAGAAGTGCAATTTCTTCCTATGAAGATGGTAGAGCTGAACCCAATTACAAACGTCTTGAGAAAATTTGTGAATTCTTTGAAGTAAGTATCGATAAGATATTAAAAGAAGATCTTACTAAAATCGACCCTCAAGAAATTGATGCTCACCAAAATATTAAAGAGCATGTCTCAGGCGATAACTTAAGAATTCTAACTATTACTACTGATGCCGAGGGTGAGGAAAATATTGAAATGGTTCCAGAAAGAGCAAGAGCAGGTTATGCAACTGGCTATTCTGACCTAAACTTCATTAAAAAATTAGATAAATATACATTACCGTTCTTACCAAAAGGAAAGACCTATAGAGCCTTTGAAATTAGCGGAGATTCTATGCCTCCTTTAGATGAAGGCACCATCATTATTGGTGAATTTATCGATGATTGGAATGCTATTAGAGACGGACAGGTATGCATTGTTACTACTCGTTCAGAAGGCTTTGTTTTAAAGAAGGTTTACAACAATGTAAGCTCAAACAACAGCTTTATTCTTAAATCTACTAACTTAAAATATTCTCCATACGAGGTAGAGATTCAAGATGTTAGAGAGATTTGGCGCTTAGTAGCACATATTTCTAAAGAATTCCCAGAGCAAGAGGCAGGGAATAGTTTCCAAGAAATGCAAGATGCTATTTGGAGATTGGATCAAGAAGTACTGAATTTAAAGCGTAAAAAATAA
- a CDS encoding DUF4924 family protein, with product MLIADQKKKQNICEYIIYIYQSEELLRAFDFNFEDIKEYVIKHITKLDEQQQEEVIKWHKDLLDVMTKEEVLKEGHCSWAQDEVDNITTLHEQLLANDKEYAKTYKNAEPHINENLKIADGLITNPIQICINGIFGLLLLRTRGRKVDDATKQILDTFGDVLSYLAYKYKAVSEV from the coding sequence ATGCTAATAGCAGATCAAAAGAAAAAGCAAAATATATGTGAGTATATCATCTATATATATCAATCAGAAGAATTATTAAGAGCTTTCGATTTCAATTTTGAGGATATTAAAGAATATGTTATCAAGCATATCACTAAACTAGATGAACAACAACAGGAAGAAGTGATCAAATGGCATAAAGACTTATTAGATGTAATGACTAAAGAGGAAGTGCTTAAGGAAGGACATTGTTCTTGGGCACAAGATGAAGTTGATAATATCACTACACTTCATGAACAACTTTTAGCCAATGATAAGGAATATGCTAAAACTTATAAAAATGCTGAACCACATATAAACGAGAACCTTAAAATAGCTGATGGATTGATTACTAATCCTATACAAATTTGTATTAATGGAATATTTGGTTTATTATTACTAAGAACTAGAGGAAGAAAAGTTGATGATGCCACAAAACAGATTCTAGATACCTTTGGTGATGTATTATCATATTTAGCATACAAATACAAAGCTGTTTCAGAAGTCTAA
- a CDS encoding NUMOD4 motif-containing HNH endonuclease: MKETSPETTIIEETWLELPYTDKKYEISNTGKVKSYARSQKGELIKGRDIGGGYLSIDCKVDGKKKSFYVHRLVAELFLEQPKEEGQIVIHKDGNKSNNNVDNLEWCTLKTRFATKRKYIPDYSEKFVKSCKASKKTKEKPQDGHDYFQYKGKYHRISDNGSCLFIRVNEDGKWKSLAIAEIILRDLGKLKPSNAHKLAYRDWDYKNLNDINLFWETQADKSTRLLEQRPLQLDRIRKMGKSHRKEIAQRKKDLIKKYLEEGKSIAKISRLLDIGYTRLYNYINENDLSAITQYSKKEEV, from the coding sequence ATGAAAGAAACTTCGCCCGAAACAACGATAATCGAAGAAACATGGTTGGAACTGCCCTACACAGACAAAAAATACGAAATTAGTAATACTGGAAAAGTAAAATCATACGCTCGATCTCAAAAAGGTGAACTAATTAAGGGCAGAGACATTGGTGGAGGATATTTATCAATCGATTGCAAAGTTGATGGAAAGAAAAAATCTTTTTATGTACACAGATTGGTTGCTGAATTATTTTTAGAACAACCTAAAGAAGAAGGTCAAATTGTTATCCATAAGGATGGAAATAAATCAAATAACAATGTTGATAACTTAGAATGGTGTACGCTAAAAACTAGATTTGCCACTAAAAGAAAATACATTCCTGATTATTCAGAGAAGTTTGTAAAAAGCTGTAAAGCTTCCAAAAAAACCAAAGAGAAGCCACAAGATGGTCACGACTATTTCCAGTATAAAGGAAAATACCATAGAATCTCAGACAATGGATCTTGCTTATTCATTAGAGTAAATGAAGATGGTAAATGGAAATCACTTGCTATAGCTGAAATCATTTTAAGAGACTTAGGAAAATTAAAACCTTCCAATGCTCATAAGTTAGCTTACCGAGATTGGGACTATAAGAACTTGAATGATATTAACCTGTTCTGGGAAACTCAGGCAGACAAATCAACAAGACTTTTAGAACAAAGACCTTTACAATTAGATCGTATTCGAAAAATGGGTAAATCTCACAGAAAAGAGATTGCTCAGCGTAAAAAAGATCTAATCAAAAAATATCTTGAAGAAGGAAAAAGTATTGCCAAAATCAGTCGCTTGTTAGATATCGGATATACTCGATTGTATAACTATATTAATGAGAATGATTTATCAGCAATCACTCAATATTCTAAAAAAGAAGAAGTATAA